From a region of the Tursiops truncatus isolate mTurTru1 chromosome 2, mTurTru1.mat.Y, whole genome shotgun sequence genome:
- the NEDD8 gene encoding ubiquitin-like protein NEDD8 isoform X1 → MLIKVKVGAPPALPRRSGTGLAATLTGKEIEIDIEPTDKVERIKERVEEKEGIPPQQQRLIYSGKQMNDEKTAADYKILGGSVLHLVLALRGGGGLRQ, encoded by the exons ATGCTAATTAAAGTGAAGGTGGGAGCACCTCCAGCCTTGCCAAGACGCAGTGGTACTGGGCTGGCCGCT ACGCTGACCGGAaaggagattgagattgacattgAACCCACAGACAAG GTGGAGCGAATCAAGGAGCgtgtggaggagaaagagggaatcCCCCCACAGCAGCAGCGGCTCATCTACAGTGGTAAACAGAT GAACGATGAGAAGACAGCAGCTGATTACAAGATACTAGGTGGTTCAGTCCTCCACCTGGTATTGGCTCTGAGAGGAGGAGGTGGTCTTAGGCAGTGA
- the NEDD8 gene encoding ubiquitin-like protein NEDD8 isoform X2, whose product MLIKVKTLTGKEIEIDIEPTDKVERIKERVEEKEGIPPQQQRLIYSGKQMNDEKTAADYKILGGSVLHLVLALRGGGGLRQ is encoded by the exons ATGCTAATTAAAGTGAAG ACGCTGACCGGAaaggagattgagattgacattgAACCCACAGACAAG GTGGAGCGAATCAAGGAGCgtgtggaggagaaagagggaatcCCCCCACAGCAGCAGCGGCTCATCTACAGTGGTAAACAGAT GAACGATGAGAAGACAGCAGCTGATTACAAGATACTAGGTGGTTCAGTCCTCCACCTGGTATTGGCTCTGAGAGGAGGAGGTGGTCTTAGGCAGTGA